From the genome of Oryza glaberrima chromosome 1, OglaRS2, whole genome shotgun sequence:
ATTCCAAATGCAAAATAAATGGGGAAAACAGTAAGGTTAAATCTCACTGAGCTATCTTAGAGAGCTGGAAATAACTGAGAGAGAAAAGATGCCATATTGTAGCATAAACGTTTCTTAGGCAGACAGCACAACAATAATGTGTACTTCAGTATTACTAAGGGATGAAGAAAACTAAGCTGAAGTCCCACAATATTTGGGGGCCATGTTCAATAAGCAAGTCAGAACAAACTGCAAATAGGATAACAACAGAATACTATCATGTTTCAAATAAAACAGATTATTGTAGAAGATATTATCCATATTATAATTTCATATAACACTCTTCACATAATTCATTAATTATTTTACACaagataacaacaaaaataccaaTGTTTACTTACCACATGTATTTTGTATCTTATTGTTTAATGTGAGCATAAAAAAGGGTTGTGGTTAGGCCACATAAGCTGGACATACTATAGAGTTCTCAAGTGATCAGGCAGATAAGCCAAAATTAGGAGCAGTAAAAGTTAAGATCAATGAGAGTAAGCTTAATCACAGAAGCCAGTTGTTCAAGTCAATAGCAATAGCTCACAGGACAGGAAAAAGCAGAGTGACAAATAGCACAAGCGAGACCTAGCTTATAAATTGGCTTAGACCGCATACATGGACTTTGCAAAGTTCCATGTGCTCGCTGCAAGCCTTTATTGAAAGCTGGTACAATGCCAACCAAACAGGTTACAAAACAACCAGCCAGTTTCACATCTGACACCAGTATTCAGAGAATTGGATTTGGCCAAAAGGATCGCAGGCACTGAGCATTTCAGTATGCTTCAAGTATGCAGTGATACGCGCACGGTGGTGATGGTGTTGCAGCGGCTGTCAGAGCAGTGAATGCTCGAGCGGATGATTTTGGAGGGGGTAGGGGCGAAACTCGCGATCATCCTCTGGCGGCAGGCAGGGCTCTTCCCCCGAGAGCGAGAGGCTCTAAACATGCCTAAACTTGATTAGATTAATCTTACTTAATTATTCCTTACACCCGGATACCCTTTTATAGATCAAGGGATTTGACACGCCTAACAAACTTGGAGATAAATGGCTAACAATCTTGAGATAGTGAACTAAAGATGACGACTAACTTAAAAGATAATGACCAACTAAACTTAAGCAAGATAATGATGGAGCTTTATCCCCTCAGCTTAATTCTGGTTCTTTGCGTGTTTTCTGTTGCCGGCGTTTGCGATCATAGAAACATCCAAAGCATTGATCTCCAAAATGTTGATCCGAATCATCAAGGTGCACCATGATACCACACAGATCTAAGTAAAAGCTTTGTACATTCCAATGTGAATGTGGATATGCACAATAGAGTTAACATTTCTAATTAACTATTAATAAGCAAATTGCAATTGAATAATTTATGTTGATATCACTTGGTTGATTGGTAAAAGAATTGCACAATTTACTCAAATGCCTACGGTTGAGGTGCAATCAAAGAACAAATTCTTGGAAAGGCAAATCAGAAATAACCACACAGGCATCATTTTGTGTATCTACTCGAATAACCAGATGGCCCTTTACGCATTGTATTTACACCATATAATTTCAAGTCATGCTTGAATAATGAAAATCATATAAATTAGATGATTCCAAGGCTCTAACAATCAAACATACCATTGTGAGGAGATACTGGAGGTTGTACTAATCCAGAAGGAGCTGCACTAGTATTTGAGGCTGCATCAGGAGGCGCAGCATCTACAGGAGTAGAAATTTCTGCTTCTGAGCGTCTGTTATGCTGCACCAAATTATCTGACATGTCTGAAGAATAAAAGGAGAGATCAGAATCACCAGAAATGGAGCTATAGCTTGGCGCTGACATTGGAGGGTGCACAGATAGAGTAGCTGGTGATGAATATAGCTTCTTTCGTCTTTGTTCGCTGACTGAAATACTAATGTCAACTTTAGCTTTTGACAACATGGAGCGAACTGGTCTCCAACTTTGAGATGGAGATATAGCAGGGGCAACCACATTTAGAGCTGATGTTTGGGCAATCAAATTGATTCTGGTAATCAATTCCAGAGTAAATACCACAGCCAAAAAATTTAAGAAGGTTTTCCTTCGAGCATCTTCCAAAAGCCCTGCCAAGAAACAGTACAATGAAGAATCAACAAGTCAACGCCTTAAAGAATATGTATGTACATTGACACTGGTCAGGTGCAACTAATGAATATGAACACTCAAAAGATGTACAGAATCACCTTTCAAGATAGTCACTCTAacacataaatcaaatattCCCTCCAATTCCAAATAAGTCGCTTTAGCATTCTCAACTCTTTCCTAAATGTAAGAAGTTATGGAACTTCTAGGCACTTTCTGCAGTTATTCTTCCCAATTTGCCCTTGCTAAATAAATGATACCCCTTTCACAAATAAATGGCTCATCTTTTCCAATGAAGTCAACTAAGTCATTTGAGCTGTTTTCTTACTTTGTGTCCACAAGTCTAAAGCGACTTATAATTGGAATCAAAGGGAGTAGTTGAACAAAAGTTCACAagcatatatttatatgcatTCACAGATGTTTCCAAGTATAAGTAAAGATAGTGTAAGTCAATAGCAAAGAGGATTTCATAAGACCTCATGGCATGTGTAGTTAAAGATTTTACAGACCATGTAAATATTTCGATAAACCACCATTATTTAGCTATAAAGAACCAGAAATAGTATGACAGCTATTTTCAAAGTGTTTATCTCCAGTTGATAAACTCAGCAGAGACAGTGATGGTATATGTTCAACCTATAATGATGTTTATTACCCTGCATGAAAGCATAATCTAATTAACATGGCTATGGTGGTGGATTAAACATTTTTTTGACTTGAGCTAATTAGTTCTAGAAAGACAAGTTATTGCAAGAAAACGAAAGAGCTTCCTTCCATAAGAAGCCATAAACACAAATTAAAACTTATAATAACTTTCCCAGAAAAGGCCAAACATGGTAAACATGATGTTGCCTATTTTCTCTGCATAAAGTAGATACTTTCCGCAAACCCAGCAATGCAGGAATTCTCATCATTCCAGTAACAAGAGTTCAGTAATGACCATTTTCTTGTAAAGGAGGATCCATTGGCCTGAATTTGATAATCAATATCACAAATCCATTTGTAGTGACTCAAACTTAGATCAGAGGCTACAACAAATACAGACTAATGTCAATTTTGACTATTTTAAAACCCAATGTATGCTGAACTAGGGACATCGAGCTGCTCATCGTATATTTTTGGTCGATACGAATCCTAGATGAACTAGACTAAAAAGTACTTGTTCTCTATAGCAATGGTTGTTATCTCCGAACTGGTGCAATTTGACATGGAAGGTCCAGAAAATGTATAGTGCTTCTGTGGTAGAAAACCACCTTACAGCTTTAAGTAATCAACATAGAAAAGCTCAATACAAGAGAACCAAGAGCTATCCAAGGCATGGATTTGTATAATTGATAACCTAAGCTAAGCCCCACTTCTTCGATCAGATTCCAGATATCCGGTATCGCCACGGCAGCAGAGAGCACTGAATCCTACATAGTAGTATGACCACCATTCCCGCGACACCAAACCCAAATTCTCACGGCCTGAGAGTTGAGCTACCGAACAAGCGGCGACGACTAAGATCCTGGAACAAACCcgccaacccccccccccccccccccaccaccacAGTAGTTGATTAGCCGACATCACGCACCTCCTCCCCTCAAGCCCAACCCCTCGCCGCATCACCTCGCCGCACAGgcacgagccgccgccgccgtgccgcgaAAGCTAAACCCTCGGATTGCTCTCTACGCTTAGCTATAGCGCGAACACCGAGACCACACGACACCACCTAGCTAAAGCCAGCAGCAAAGCAAGCGCGGGAGGGAGAGCTCAGCTCAGATCGGGCCACACTAACCTCGTCCGGAGCTCGCGCGCCGTATCCGCGCCATCGTTGGATGCCCCTCGTAGGCGACGGCGAGTCGGCGACGGGGCGGGCCCCCCACTCCTGTCTACTACTGGCGCCGACGCGGACGCCCCATGAGGGCGCGCGGCGGGGTGGGGGATGGGGCTAGGGTTTCCCGGGACGCCGCTGGTtttctcgcggcggcggcggcgaaggcggcgagaGGTAGCAGCtgcggaattttttttttcctttcctcttcttcttcccctttcgccgtgccgtggtggtggtggtggtggtggcctcgAGCTGGGCTGCGGTGGTAGCTTGCTTTTTGCGCCTgcgcccccctctcctctctctcctctcgctgctgctTTTTTCCGCCTGCTGACTTTTTTGCCCTTTTCCGTTGCACTGCTCGAAGCTGGCACTGCCACTGACAGGTGAAACCAAccagtaaaataaaaaaaaaacaccacgaAATTCACCGCGAGCAGACACATAGTACAAGTATGaactaaaaaaactttaaaatttaaataaaaagagaacttatgagtttttttatatttgttttcataatCTATTCTTCAGTTACTAATGTCTATAAGTTACTTTCTACATACAGATTCGTAGTAATAAGGTGTGTCCTAATCAATCcatattacttatattttaagatcgAGGGAGTAccaacttctatttttttttctacgcGCATGCTTCCTGAAGTGTTAAAcattgttttttaataaaaaaagatatatggGAAAGTTGTTGtacaaaatcatattaatatatttttaagtttttaatatAATACTCCTTAATTAACCATATGTTAATAAGCAACCACGTTTTCCGTGTATGGGGAGAGGTTGCTAACCTCTCCTCCCGAGCACAACCTTGGCATTTAAACTACTCATATTAGATATGTAAAAATTTTagccataaatatttttttatattttgttggTTTTTCTACATGTTGCCAACAGTGGCTCAACTGACCGTAGCCTAATGTTGAAATTATTTCTATCTTGAATTTCAAACTTTGAATCAGTCGTGCTTGTAATCAAAGGATATTCTACTCCGGTTAGGCTTCCTActgaaatggaagaagaaaaaaacagtgATAGCTCACACTAAACTAATCTACTACTAGGTTAGCATAAactaatcaaacttctaataGTACTACTAATTATTTTAATCACTCAAAGGACGATGCCATGTAGGGTGGTACAGTAGTGAGAACCATAGATGCGTATCATATCCCGGTAGACGTAGACCACATGTGTGTGCCATCATGCGTATTCTTTGCCTGCCCTGTGCCCAATgcaccctccccccccccccccccccccctaccaAACTGATAATGACACTTTACCTCTTCCATAATCAATCGACGACAGCAAACGAATCATCATCAAGAGCCTAACACATCAGTTTAATTCCTTGGCTAATTAATTACTCACTTTGTTTCAGGTTACAAAACGTtttaaatttggtcaaagtcaaactgctttaagtttgaacaagtttgtagaaaaaagtagtaacgtTTCTAACCcaatacaaatttattataaaaatatattcaattattgatttgatgaaactaatttagtattataaatattactatatttatatataaatttagtcaaacttgaaatagtttgacttttaccaaggtcaaaacgtcttataacctgaaacggagggagtagtaaactGATGACCGTTTCAGGGAGTAGTAAACTGATGaccgtaattaattaattactaactGATGTGTAAGGCTCATTTTTATCCATGACcgtatttaattaattactagttcTTTGGGTTATGTCATTTTCTTCCTCTGAAGAATGAGACAGAGACGTTAATCTCGTCCAGGACGGCGCTTTCCCGTGGTTGATTTCGGTTGCCAGCTTTGACCTGGCGGGAGGAAGCCATGACCTTGTATTGGTTTGCTTGACTTTTGCTGGCCCGTATACAGGTAGAGGTCAAAATCCTTTACAAGTGAGGTTTTCAGTAGGAGGACAAACCATGGACCTAACGAATGGATCATAAAGTTGGTGTGGTGAAATAACTAACTTAGGCAGATGCTTAACTGCGAAACAATCGAAGTTAATTATGGCGGATTTGACCAGCCTAATTAAACTGCAGTTGATAAAAAACATTGGAATTAAGTTGTTTCTTGTATGCAGTTTTTTTTGCTCGATTAAATGAATAAAAGCTACTAGTTGGAAATCATTTagttgttactccctccattccataatataatacAACTTTTTTctagatgtttcataatataaggtgtgcatgcatataattaattagcacatcttcttcactaaattattatttttctaaatcctccactctcaagATCTTTAATTCTATTGGTCTATTGAGTGCATGCACTATATTATTAGGGTGATCCAGATTAGAAAGTGAAAATATTTGTTTCTTGaactttgggttaagggtgattgtgacttatattttggaacggagggagtactcactTGGTCgtctttaagaaaataaaaaaagttttggtgaaggatatgACAGTGATATTAACTTATGACTTAAATCCGGGTGGGTAAAAGAGTTATGCGACCTTCGTCGTGCCGAACCATTTCACTTTCCGTGTATGTTTATTCATGTGTTAGAGATCAAGAGAGACGACCTAGGCATTTTATGGGTCGCAACCACAAATTACCTCACCATGTCATAATTTAAGATGAGCGGGTCTGattaagttatatatatgtttagtttctGCCATActtatagaaaatatttatttattattagatGGATCGTATATGCCATTGGCACATAAAGGTGTAATAAGGGTTGTCTTCTTCTAGCTCAAGTGTGGTTTTAATTTTAGTCGGCATGTACCGCCCATACTAAGACACACTTTGCATTACTCTAGGTGAATAGCCAGATTGGTTCTCCAAGTTTCACTCATGTCTCAGTTTGGTCCTTAAAATTCCGATATGTCTATCCTACTAATCttttaagtttttatattttagttcaAACTCTTTCTTTTGAACTtacttaggccttgtttggttTGAAAAAGATTAGTTCACACCTATTTTATAGTGTGGAATTACTTCCCTCAATTCCCTCTAATCCACCTCTCTTAGATATTAACTGAACATGTTCTTAGAAAAGCTACATAGCTGGGTAAACCTAACCAACTACTGCTGTATAATCGCTTTCCCTCAGTTCCCTCTAACCCCTCTCTCTTAGATATTAACTGAACATGTTCTTACAAAGCTACATGGATGGTTGATCAACGACCCTTATACCccttattaatatatatatatatgtgtgtgtgtgtgggaaaTGTACATTGCAATTCATGTGGTGAAAATGTATGACGAGACACCCATATAACTAAGTTCATGTCAGCGGTACATCCAAGTATCCAACAATAATTATagagttaattggatccatgctaATATAAATATGTCATTCTAGATAAATGTTACTACTATTTATGATATCGGCTACGTGCCACTAAAAtttgggaaaattggaaccgTGCCCCACTCCGTCACGTTTTCTATTAAAAATCTCTATTAGAATCAACTATACgtgaggaagaaagaagagggaggatggATGAAGATGGAACCGACATGTGGGTTCCACGTCTAGGGATATGACGGGAAACTTGACAGAGTGACACGATTTCAATTTTCCCAAATTCCAGTGGCATGTAGCTGATATGTGAATAGTAGTGTCATTTATCTAAAAGGTATATTTGTAatagcatggatccaattaacccatcattatatgatgttttttattgaattttgcGTACAATACTTTCTTATTGGTTTTATCTAAAAAGGAAATATTTATGTACTTCCATGTGCATACTACAATCATTTAAAACTCAACCCTCGTGCGCACATGCTAAAACAATAGGAAGTACGTGTACAactctatttgtttttttttctcttatttagTGTGTATGCAGATTAAGGGCAAAAACGTTTTCTAACAGAAATATTGATTAGGATTAACCATGTGACACATCCAGTGAGTCCCACGATGTTTTTAAGCCAAAATTACTATACCTACTAGAAGACTGATGTGAATAAACGGAAACCTCAAATACCAAACTGACCCTTTGAGGGCTAGATTGGCAATAAATATTTGGCATTTAGAATAATACGTCATACGTTGGTTAAGCTTTTGAAATTCCAACCATTAATTTCTTAAGTCCTTCAACTGATTTGCCTTAAAAACTTGTAGGATTTTACATATTCATCTTGatacaaaattaattatcaaaattttaaaagtttgtcCAAATTTGATTGTAAACCTGATCGAgtataaaaaaacatgtatactATAGCTTGATTAATTAGACAACAATTTTTGTGGCGCGGTAGGAATTCAGACTTTTCGGTTAGGTCTGTTTGACCACAGCAAAGGACCGTGATCCCCATCATCCATGGACAGCTGGTGTGATCACAAATGTACACTTTAATCCCTTGGCTTGCAGATGCATGGTGCAATCTAGGCATTGTTGTACTTGTATGTACAGATTTTCTGCAAAATTGCAGATAAAATATATTCCCAGTATTTAGTTATTTACTTTTGCTACCAAGTTAAAACCATGCATGTGTTAATTTGGCAAGAAATGCAAAATGTTTCCAAAAAAGAAGTTTTACTGCAATCTTTGTGTTCCAACGGCTCCGCGGGTTCCATGCAAAAATAGAAAGCTTGGCATTTTAGCAAACACCAAACGAGCGGCTCGAAGCAGCTGGCCAGCCGGAGGCCACCCGCCATTTTTGCCGCTTCCCCCACCACACCGCCCCACGGCGGATCAGCCTCGCGAGTATTTATCTCCCTCTCGCCCCTGTCTCCGGCCAACCTCAATCGATCCCGCAACGACAACGTTGGCGTTGGGAACCGAGTGGAGACTAGCTAGTGAAGACCAGAGGCAGACATGGCGAGATCACTGGCGCACGCGAcgctgctcctcgtcgtcgccgtcgtggcggcggcggcctgctggaccacggcggccggcgagaacgaggaggtggcggagatATGCAAGAAGACGTCGTACCCGGAGGTGTGCATTGCCACAGCGGGGAAGCAGGCATCCAAgtacggcgccgccgtggaccCGCTGGCGGTGCTCAACATGCAGGTGGACGCGTTCGCGATGCgcacggaggcggcgcggaAGCACCTGACGGAGGCGGTGAAGACGGCGACGCCGAAGGCGGCGAAGGCGCTGGACCTGTGCGACAGCCTGTACCTGGACGTCGAGGACAacctcggcgcggcgcggcgcgccatCGGGTTCAAGGACGCCGTCACCATCCGCGCCATGATGGGCATGGCGGCGCAGGACATGCAGGGCTGCGACGAGCAGTTCAGGAAGGTCGGCGAGAAGAACCCCATGGACCACTTCAACCGGTCCCTCCTCGAGATGTCCGAGATCTGCCGCTCCCTCTCCAACATGATCTGATCGATCGCtctcgccgcccgccaccgtccCGCCACCGTGCCGGCACGCGCACCGCGCACGCgtgccgccggccggcgacccTTTGCGTGAGAGCGAGCAAGCGCGCTCCAGCAGCGCTGGTGATTGAAGcttctctttttaatttgttttctttcgcttcttttttttaacgatcTTGTTTTCTTAGTGAAAAATGTGTTAACTTGTAATTGTTGGTCTCGGGAAAGAGAAGGCACATTCAAGAGGGTCTTCTAATTTTGAATGGAAATGTTGttgattcttttttgtttgtaatttaTCCTTGATGTCAAAATGTGCATGAGCAGTATATTGAAGTGTAACAGCGACTAAATTAAATGTATACTTTTGTAGCaccattatatataaataaagatttttgtatatttgcaATTCCAGAGGCTAAATTTaatttcgattttaaaatcaactGCAGCTTAGGAGACATTGAAAATGCATGCATTTCTAGCTAATTCCCCCCAGAACTGAATTCCGGTTGAATTTGGAGGATGCGCACATGAAACAGTTTatccccccgccccccccccccctcccttcgTAGAAAGGTGTATTTCTTCGAAAATTTGAAATTAGCTTCAGCTCATAAGACCTTGAAAATGCAATAATTTCTTGCtaacattttattttcaaagcaTTGAATTTCTGGCTGACTTTGAAGGATTTGTGCAAtagaaataagtttatttgcCCCTCACTAAAAATTTTtctactactcccttcatcccaaaatataacaacttataatTCTCaagatttgtctcaaaatataacaacttattcACCAACATtgtcttctcaaccaatcacaacccttcaccattcaattttttcacTTACCTCCACTtcacaaccaatcacaaccttcacacatttaattttacatattttcttaatacccgtgctcaaccctaaaaattcttatattctaAGAGGGAGAGAGTAGCAAACAACACTACTACCACCATCCTAAAATATTACTACCTAACACACCATTGAATAAttcctaagagcaagtttaatagtgtagccaactactagctccaatttatctatagccaatctaatagctcattcatacaatagttacatactacactattaatacatggtcccacctgtcatatatacactgtgtcttgaagtccgtgctacagctggctacaaatctatagcccgctacccttctctttccttatttatctctttaaaatatgtttgcagctggcttatagcctgctattgtacctactctaatACTACAACAGATCTGTACAGCTAAATTTGAAGGATGTAAGAAACgagttttttctaaaaaaaaatgaaaattgacCGAGACTATGTACAGATGGGCCGGGCTCAATCATCGGTGGGCCCAACACGCGTTTCCTTCTCGAAACTCAACACGACGAAGCCGCGGCCCGCGGAAGAGGTCATTGTGGCAGACTcttcagattaaaaaaaaaagaaaaagaaaataaatcgcAGAGAATATTTGGATCGTGGTGGGTGAGCTTTAACTCCCCCCCTTTCCCCGCGGCCACTAGggtttctcctcctctttcctctcctcctccgccccgacGCCTCGCTAGGGTTTTTgcctctccctccgccgccgccgctgccgcgaggagaggaggggggagagcACCCAGCCGGCGAGCCAGCCATGTCGCTGCGCCCGAGCGAGCGGGTGGAGGTGCGGCGGAACCGCTACAAGGTGGCGGTGGAcgccgaggaggggaggcggcggcgcgaggacaaCATGGTGGAGATCCGCAAGAGCCGCCGCGAGGAGAGCCTCCTCAAGAAGCGCCGCGAGGGGCTCCAGGCCCAGGCCCccgtccccgcctccgccgcaaccGGCGTCGATAAGAAGGTGAGTAGTATACTCctcgatcccccccccccccccgctcccctcccctcccctgcctCCGATGACGCTATCCCATCGTGTCCTGGATCCCATATTTTAGGTAGGTGTTGGATTGGATTGCACTTTTTGAGAGGGTTTTTGATTCGTCTGCGGCATATTTGTTTAAGTTTGTTATTATTACCCTCGTCAGTTCGTTCTGAGGAATTTGTCTTCGTTTACTGTATGTGATTGTGTGCGCGAGTTCATCCCCCCGCATGTCTACTAGCGTGCGGGTGAGGGTAGGTTCCTGCTAGATGTAGGCAACACTTAGCACCACGTTTCGATGCCTCGATTAGTCACTTGATTTCTGATTCTCCTTCTGTTGACAATATTAGAAGTACTGTTAGTTGGCACGGTTGCGAACTCCTAGCGTTTGAAATGTTTCCAGGTACATGCCTGCTAGCTCCAGTGATCTAGTTTTAGTTTTAGGATATGTAGATTGTGGTCTTAGGATCAAATCTTCCACGGATTCACTGCGGATAATTAGTTAGGTGACCAGGAACTGTAATAATGATTGATCTTCCTGATAATTTTTAGTGTACATCTTGCTGTTGTTTCATCTTATGTTTTGATAGAAGCATACAAATGAGCTGATGCCATATTATATCTTTATAGCTATTTTTTGTGCTATCTTGAAATTGAGGGTCCAGTGCAACTTTCCTTATGACTGAACCTTGTCTTTAGTACATGGAAGCACATAAATCATATAGTAGTGTTTCTGGTCATGTTTCTAGAGACGTCCCACATTGATAACGCATACATTTATGTTACTGTTAAACTACCTCTGGTTTCTGTTTTTTGCACCACCCCTAAAAGAGAGGGAAACTGCTTTTAAACCCTTTTTGGGGTTTAATACGGGAAGTTGAGTATTTGATATCTCTGTTGAATGTTGTAGCTCGAAAGCCTTCCTGCTATGATTGGTGGAGTTTATTCGGACGATAACAACCTTCAGCTTGAGGCCACAACACAGTTCCGCAAGTTGCTTTCTATAGGTACAAACCTCTTAAATGTTTTGGGCTGTTACCTTGTGAAAATAATAGTTGAACAAAAGTTAATTACTAATTACACCCATTACAATTTTTAATTAGAGAGGAGCCCTCCAATTGAAGAGGTTATTCAATCAGGCGTTGTTCCTAGATTCGTGCAGTTTCTTACCAGAGAGGATTTCCCCCAGCTACAGGTGTGTGCCAACACaatattattttcattatcTGGTAGGTTCaaataaaaatggatttattacTGTGGTGCTTTTGAATTAAATTTTGTAGTTCGAAGCTGCGTGGGCACTTACAAACATTGCATCTGGCACTTCGGAGAATACAAAGGTTGTCATTGATCATGGGGCTGTACCAATATTTGTGAAGCTTCTTGGTTCTTCTAGTGATGATGTTCGTGAGCAGGTATCCGATCATCTCCTGACTTGTCTTTGTGCTTTCTGTACTTCCTTGATATTATTTTGATTGAGTGCATTGTTGGAGTTATTAATGTTTTTacctcttgaaaaaaaaattgaaggctGTATGGGCATTGGGCAATGTTGCTGGTGATTCCCCTAAGTGCCGTGACCTTGTTCTTGCCAATGGTGCATTGCTGCCTCTGCTAGCACAGTTGAATGAGCACGCTAAACTCTCTATGCTAAGGAATGCAACTTGGACTTTATCGAACTTCTGCAGAGGAAAACCACAGCCATCATTTGAACAGGTTTGGACAAAGTTTCTTTGTACTCTACTGTAGTTAGTAGGGGAAAGACAGTTCCTTAACATGATGTTTATTGGGTGTCAATAGACTAGGCCTGCTCTTCCAGCACTGGCACGGCTTATTCACTCCAATGATGAGGAAGTTCTCACTGATGCGTGCTGGGCTCTTTCATATTTATCTGATGGCACTAATGACAAGATCCAAGCCGTGATTGAAGCTGGTGTTTGCCCCCGTCTTGTGGAGCTTCTCCTGTAAGTGACAACATTGCATTACAATTTTCTGCCATTTTCCTTTAGATTCTTATTTGCTACTCTCATTATAccctttttaatattttatactgTTTACAACATGAAGCCATCCATCAC
Proteins encoded in this window:
- the LOC127778582 gene encoding importin subunit alpha-1a; the protein is MSLRPSERVEVRRNRYKVAVDAEEGRRRREDNMVEIRKSRREESLLKKRREGLQAQAPVPASAATGVDKKLESLPAMIGGVYSDDNNLQLEATTQFRKLLSIERSPPIEEVIQSGVVPRFVQFLTREDFPQLQFEAAWALTNIASGTSENTKVVIDHGAVPIFVKLLGSSSDDVREQAVWALGNVAGDSPKCRDLVLANGALLPLLAQLNEHAKLSMLRNATWTLSNFCRGKPQPSFEQTRPALPALARLIHSNDEEVLTDACWALSYLSDGTNDKIQAVIEAGVCPRLVELLLHPSPSVLIPALRTVGNIVTGDDAQTQCIIDHQALPCLLSLLTQNLKKSIKKEACWTISNITAGNKDQIQAVINAGIIGPLVNLLQTAEFDIKKEAAWAISNATSGGSHDQIKYLVSEGCIKPLCDLLICPDIRIVTVCLEGLENILKVGETDKTLAAGDVNVFSQMIDEAEGLEKIENLQSHDNNEIYEKAVKILEAYWMDEEDDTMGATTVAAPQGATFDFGQGGGAAQFK
- the LOC127759928 gene encoding pectinesterase inhibitor-like — its product is MARSLAHATLLLVVAVVAAAACWTTAAGENEEVAEICKKTSYPEVCIATAGKQASKYGAAVDPLAVLNMQVDAFAMRTEAARKHLTEAVKTATPKAAKALDLCDSLYLDVEDNLGAARRAIGFKDAVTIRAMMGMAAQDMQGCDEQFRKVGEKNPMDHFNRSLLEMSEICRSLSNMI